The Coffea arabica cultivar ET-39 chromosome 3c, Coffea Arabica ET-39 HiFi, whole genome shotgun sequence genome contains a region encoding:
- the LOC140037530 gene encoding putative calcium-transporting ATPase 13, plasma membrane-type — MLAIIDANLRCKRLVNQLSSQNKRRWHSAFVTIYCSRAFKYALISRASKIWLIPSHRATKKTSNISQLSPDRVTIDVIKDYSNFFNVDQPSLTKLVRDKSLGQLVQFGGIQGIVTSLNTEVQHGLNGDDDEDILSRIEAFGSNTYRKPPKKGFFHFVWEAFQDPTIVILLACAALSLSFGIKENGPKEGWYDGGSIFVAVFLVISVSAISNFRQNLQFEKLSKVSSNIPVEVLRNGRRQQISIFYIVVGDVVCLKIGDQVPADGLFLEGHSLRIDESSMTGESDHLEVNQNQNPFLTSGTKVADGYGQMLVTSVGMNTTWGEMMSSVSQDSNEKTPLQSRLNKLTSAIGKVGLAVAFLVLLVLLVRYFTGHTKDANGIKEYNGSKTKADDVINAVVKIIAAAVTIVVVAIPEGLPLAVTLTLAYSMKRMMADQAMVRKLSACETMGSATTICTDKTGTLTLNRMTVTKFWLGKQSVEKDSYLSISTNVLKLLREAVSLNTTGSVYRSINLGTEGLEFSGSPTEKAILSWAVMEINMDMERVKQNCSILHVEAFNSQKKRSGVLMKKMVDNSTHVHWKGAAEMILAMCSHYYNLEGEVTLLDHLERLKFEEIIQGMAASSLRCIAFAHKQIREANDASGEIQQTLEDRNLILLGIVGLKDPCRPGVKKAVEDCQYSGVKIKMITGDNVFTARAIATECGILKPDLEANDELVVEGVEFRNYTDEERMEKVDKIVVMARSSPFDKHLMVKCLKAKGHVVAVTGDGTNDAPALKEADIGLSMGIQGTEVAKESSDIVILDDNFASVATVLTWGRCVYSNIQKFIQFQLTVNVAALVINFVAAISAGEVPLTAVQLLWVNLIMDTLGALALATERPTKDLMDKPPVGRTEPLITNTMWRNLMSQALYQIAVLLTLQFKGKSIFGVSKKVNDTLIFNTFVLCQVFNEFNARKLERKNVFEGIHRNKLFLGIIGVTIILQVVMVEFLKRFANTERLNWGQWAACAGIAAASWPIGWIVKCIPVPDRPVFSYLKWKNFKCM; from the coding sequence ATGTTGGCAATAATTGATGCAAACTTACGTTGCAAGAGATTGGTTAATCAACTGAGTTCACAGAACAAAAGGAGATGGCACTCAGCTTTTGTAACCATATATTGTTCAAGGGCCTTCAAATATGCTCTGATAAGTCGTGCTAGCAAGATTTGGCTTATTCCATCACATAGAGCAACAAAGAAAACGAGCAATATTTCACAATTATCTCCTGATAGAGTCACTATCGATGTAATTAAAGACTACTCCAACTTTTTCAATGTTGATCAACCAAGCCTCACAAAGCTTGTCCGGGACAAAAGCCTTGGTCAGCTTGTTCAATTCGGTGGTATTCAAGGTATAGTTACTTCTCTCAATACTGAAGTTCAGCATGGATTAAatggtgatgatgatgaagatattTTAAGCAGAATTGAAGCTTTTGGAAGCAACACATATCGTAAGCCTCCCAAAAAGGGATTCTTCCATTTTGTTTGGGAAGCTTTtcaagatcctacaattgtcattCTTTTGGCATGTGCTGCACTATCTCTTAGTTTTGGGATAAAAGAGAATGGTCCAAAAGAAGGATGGTATGATGGTGGAAGTATATTTGTTGCTGTTTTTCTTGTTATTTCTGTTTCAGCTATCAGTAATTTTAGGCAGAACCTGCAATTCGAGAAGCTTTCCAAGGTCAGCAGCAATATCCCAGTTGAAGTTCTGAGAAATGGCAGGAGACAGCAAATTTCGATCTTTTACATTGTTGTTGGAGATGTTGTTTGCTTGAAGATTGGTGATCAGGTACCTGCTGATGGATTATTCTTGGAGGGGCATTCCTTACGCATTGATGAGTCAAGCATGACTGGAGAAAGCGATCATCTAGAAGTTAATCAAAACCAGAATCCATTCTTGACTTCTGGTACCAAAGTAGCTGATGGATATGGTCAGATGCTTGTTACTTCTGTTGGAATGAACACAACTTGGGGGGAAATGATGAGCTCTGTTAGCCAGGACTCCAATGAGAAAACTCCTCTTCAATCGCGCCTCAATAAGCTAACTTCAGCAATTGGTAAAGTTGGTTTAGCAGTTGCTTTCTTAGTTCTTTTGGTGCTATTAGTTCGCTACTTCACTGGTCATACAAAGGACGCAAATGGAATCAAGGAGTACAATGGCAGCAAAACAAAGGCTGATGATGTGATCAATGCTGTGGTGAAAATTATTGCTGCAGCCGTAACAATTGTAGTTGTTGCAATTCCAGAAGGTTTGCCTCTGGCTGTAACACTTACACTTGCTTACTCGATGAAGAGAATGATGGCTGATCAAGCAATGGTGAGAAAGCTTTCTGCTTGTGAAACAATGGGCTCTGCTACAACCATCTGTACAGACAAAACAGGTACTCTTACTCTAAATAGAATGACAGTAACAAAATTTTGGCTGGGCAAGCAATCAGTAGAGAAAGATAGCTACCTGTCTATCTCAACCAATGTTCTTAAATTGCTTCGTGAAGCTGTGAGCCTAAACACCACAGGAAGTGTTTATAGGTCGATTAATTTAGGAACTGAGGGCCTCGAGTTCTCAGGAAGTCCTACTGAGAAAGCAATTCTGTCTTGGGCTGTGATGGAAATAAATATGGACATGGAGAGAGTAAAACAGAATTGCTCCATTCTTCATGTGGAAGCATTCAATTCACAGAAGAAAAGAAGTGGAGTGTTGATGAAGAAAATGGTGGATAACTCGACTCATGTCCACTGGAAAGGAGCTGCTGAAATGATACTAGCAATGTGTTCGCATTACTACAACCTTGAAGGAGAAGTCACATTACTTGATCATCTTGAGAggttgaaatttgaagaaataatACAGGGCATGGCTGCCAGCAGTCTCAGATGCATTGCATTTGCTCACAAGCAAATAAGAGAAGCCAATGATGCCAGTGGAGAAATACAGCAAACATTAGAAGACAGAAACTTGATCCTTTTGGGGATTGTAGGCCTAAAAGATCCCTGTCGCCCCGGTGTGAAGAAAGCTGTGGAAGATTGTCAATACTCTGGTGTGAAGATCAAAATGATCACCGGCGACAATGTCTTCACTGCAAGAGCAATAGCCACTGAATGCGGAATTCTTAAGCCTGATCTTGAGGCTAACGATGAATTGGTGGTAGAAGGTGTCGAATTTCGCAACTACACAGATGAGGAACGGATGGAAAAAGTTGATAAAATTGTTGTAATGGCGAGATCATCTCCTTTTGACAAGCATCTCATGGTCAAATGCTTAAAAGCGAAAGGTCATGTTGTAGCGGTGACTGGAGATGGAACAAACGACGCGCCAGCATTGAAAGAAGCTGATATAGGACTTTCTATGGGGATTCAGGGCACTGAAGTCGCCAAGGAGAGTTCAGATATTGTCATTTTGGATGACAATTTCGCTTCTGTTGCCACAGTGCTTACATGGGGAAGGTGTGTGTACAGCAATATCCAGAAATTTATTCAGTTCCAACTCACAGTGAATGTGGCAGCTCTAGTGATCAACTTTGTAGCAGCAATTTCAGCTGGAGAAGTACCATTAACAGCAGTTCAACTCTTGTGGGTAAATCTCATCATGGATACTCTTGGAGCCTTGGCGCTAGCAACAGAAAGACCAACAAAGGATCTCATGGACAAGCCTCCAGTGGGGCGTACCGAGCCCCTCATCACCAACACCATGTGGAGGAACTTAATGTCTCAAGCCTTGTATCAGATAGCAGTTTTGCTGACATTACAATTCAAAGGTAAATCAATCTTTGGTGTTAGCAAAAAGGTCAACGATACATTGATCTTCAACACTTTTGTTCTTTGCCAAGTGTTCAATGAGTTCAATGCAAGGAAACTTGAGAGGAAGAATGTGTTTGAGGGGATACACAGGAACAAGTTGTTCTTGGGAATTATTGGAGTGACAATTATTCTTCAAGTGGTAATGGTGGAATTTTTGAAGAGATTTGCTAATACAGAGAGGTTGAATTGGGGGCAATGGGCAGCTTGTGCAGGAATTGCAGCTGCATCCTGGCCAATTGGCTGGATTGTTAAGTGCATACCTGTTCCAGACAGACCAGTGTTCAGTTATCTCAAGTGGAAGAATTTCAAATGCATGTAA
- the LOC140037531 gene encoding uncharacterized protein: MSAMTRAKLGCRIFSVHLPPNLGGYNIKIRDSCLVSVHFSRGFKGVHTSIKSITCLIPSQSTAKNWKENSAVATDDRVVMDIVQDLPCFTIDQSSLMHIVEMRSLDQLHKFGGVHGIANSLNSDVHRGIDSDDNAGISRRHEAFGTNTYSEAAGKNLFHLVWEAFDDSKLNILLGFAMMALSFDIKSNGLMEGLYGGGSIFSAVLVVLSIVASTDFRKNRNYSENFMVSDSSPVEVMRNGKLKHISTSEVAVGDVICLKIGDQVPADGLLIEGPALRVDESSMTTTGSFHDHEIKHHDQNPFLFSGTKVTVGCARMLVTSVGMNTTRGKMLSSMSSESIEHTPLKSQISRLISSIGEVGSGAAVVAFVLNLIQTKRNYNLERRKKKLKELAMVFTASSAVASSISRNVFGVGKYISKLLKVEQQTSIGNALLGIARPPKPLLIGIPSEAGVFPVLLFIHGYLLYNSFYSQLVQHIASHGFIVIAPQLYSMAGPDTTEEINATAEIANWLSEGLQKLLPPKVQANLSKLALAGHSRGGKVAFGVALGKAVTSLKFSALIGIDPVDGVEKGKQMPPILTYNPHSFNLDMAVSIIGSGLGELRSNFLFPPSAPKGVNHKDFYNECQKPACYFVARDYGHLDMLDDDTSGLRGKATYCLCKNGESRDPMRRFVGGIMVAFMRNYLEGNSRDLQAIRHGHLTAPVELQNVDFLV; encoded by the exons ATGTCAGCAATGACTCGAGCGAAGTTGGGCTGCAGAATCTTTTCTGTACACCTTCCACCCAATCTTGGTGGATACAATATAAAGATACGGGATTCTTGTCTTGTATCAGTCCACTTCTCAAGGGGCTTCAAAGGAGTTCATACCAGCATTAAGAGCATAACTTGTCTCATTCCGTCTCAATCAACAGCCAaaaattggaaagaaaattcAGCAGTTGCAACTGATGATAGAGTCGTTATGGACATTGTTCAGGATCTGCCCTGCTTCACTATTGATCAGTCAAGCCTGATGCACATTGTTGAGATGAGAAGCCTTGATCAGCTCCATAAATTTGGAGGCGTTCATGGGATAGCTAATTCTCTTAATAGTGATGTGCATCGTGGAATAGATAGCGATGACAATGCAGGTATTTCACGTAGGCATGAAGCCTTTGGTACTAACACATACAGCGAGGCTGCTGGAAAGAATTTGTTCCATCTTGTTTGGGAAGCTTTTGATGATTCGAAACTCAATATTCTCCTAGGTTTTGCTATGATGGCTCTTAGTTTTGACATTAAGAGCAATGGACTAATGGAAGGGCTGTATGGTGGTGGAAGCATATTTTCTGCTGTTCTTGTTGTCCTATCCATCGTGGCCAGTACTGATTTCAGGAAAAACAGAAACTACAGCGAGAACTTCATGGTTAGTGACAGTAGTCCTGTTGAAGTCATGAGAAATGGCAAGCTAAAGCATATTTCAACATCAGAAGTTGCTGTTGGAGATGTTATATGCTTGAAGATTGGGGACCAAGTACCTGCTGATGGACTGCTCATTGAAGGGCCAGCTTTACGTGTTGATGAATCCAGCATGACTACGACTGGAAGTTTTCATGATCATGAAATTAAGCATCATGACCAGAATCCGTTCCTGTTTTCTGGCACCAAGGTGACAGTCGGATGCGCTCGAATGCTTGTTACATCTGTTGGGATGAATACAACTCGAGGAAAGATGCTAAGTTCAATGAGCAGTGAGTCAATTGAGCATACGCCTTTGAAATCTCAAATCAGCAGGCTAATATCATCAATAGGTGAAGTTGGTTCAGGAGCTGCAGTCGTAGCTTTTGTTCTGAACTTAATCCAGACAAAAAGAAACTATAATctcgagagaagaaagaagaagctCAAAGAACTTGCCATGGTCTTCACTGCATCCTCGGCCGTTGCTTCCTCCATCTCCAGGAATGTTTTTGGCGTTGGAAAGTACATATCTAAGCTGCTAAAAGTTGAACAGCAGACTAGCATCGGTAATGCTTTACTTGGCATTGCTCGTCCTCCAAAGCCACTCTTAATTGGCATACCATCAGAAGCTGGAGTTTTCCCAGTGCTGTTGTTCATTCATGGCTATCTTCTCTACAACTCTTTCTATTCTCAGCTTGTGCAACATATAGCTTCTCATGGCTTTATCGTCATTGCTCCACAG TTATACAGCATGGCAGGACCAGATACAACAGAAGAAATTAATGCCACAGCTGAAATAGCCAATTGGTTATCAGAGGGACTACAGAAATTGCTACCACCCAAGGTTCAGGCAAACTTGAGTAAGCTAGCACTTGCAGGGCATAGCCGCGGAGGAAAAGTAGCTTTTGGGGTAGCTCTAGGAAAAGCGGTGACTTCACTGAAGTTTTCAGCATTAATAGGCATAGATCCTGTGGATGGAGTGGAGAAAGGGAAACAAATGCCACCAATTCTCACCTACAATCCTCATTCCTTTAATCTTGACATGGCAGTATCAATCATTGGATCAGGGTTGGGCGAATTAAGAAgcaattttcttttccctccttcGGCTCCTAAAGGAGTGAATCACAAGGACTTCTACAATGAATGTCAAAAACCAGCGTGTTACTTTGTGGCCAGAGATTATGGCCACCTTGACATGCTAGATGATGACACTTCAGGGCTTCGAGGCAAGGCCACGTATTGTTTGTGCAAAAATGGGGAGTCCAGAGACCCCATGAGAAGATTTGTTGGGGGAATCATGGTTGCTTTCATGAGAAATTACTTGGAAGGTAACTCCAGGGATTTGCAGGCTATAAGGCATGGGCATTTAACAGCACCTGTAGAGCTGCAAAATGTTGATTTTCTCGTATAG